The Serratia rhizosphaerae genome has a segment encoding these proteins:
- a CDS encoding FdhF/YdeP family oxidoreductase produces the protein MKFKSKIKPYKAAAGGWGSLEATTRFVFDSKQALKNMVNLMRMNKSKGFDCPGCAWGDDNKSTFSFCENGAKAVTWEATRRHVDREFFAAHRVSRLYLESDYFLEYQGRVTEPMRYNVATDHYEPISWDDAFALIGKHIKGMENPNQLELYTSGRASNEASWLYQLFGRVLGTNNFPDCSNMCHEASGFGMRQSLGVGKGTIRLEDFDQADGIFVFGQNPGTNHPRMLHSLRHAAEHGARIVTFNTLRERGLERFADPQKPLEVVTPMAGEISHRYYQPNLGGDMAVVRGMVKALAETHHARIAAGQSGLFDTQFIADHTEGVERYLQEVAATSWAFIERQSGLSEAQIREAAEIYQHAERVICTWAMGITQHKHSLATVREIVNMQLLFGQLGKPGAGLCPVRGHSNVQGNRTMGIDEQPPAAFLNSLGAHFGFEPPRAHGHNTVDALSAMLRGEVKVLIALGGNLAAAAPDSRRTEEALRNCDLTVHISTKLNRSHLVTGKKDALILPALGRTEQDVQAGGKQFITVEDSFSMVHASEGIGKPLSDSQRSETAIVAGIANAAFGNTPTINWLELAGDYNKIRDHIAATIPGFSDFNRKCEQPGGFYLGNAAAELRFPTASGKAQFSHAPLPATLFPQLATQQDVPFVLQTLRSHDQYNTTIYGLDDRYRGVYGQREVLFMNPEDIAAAGYQAGDLVDIETIWNDGVQRAVSGFKLVSYAIPRGNLAAYYPETNPLVPMNSIGDGTGTPTSKSVPVKITRTTSRSTQRIA, from the coding sequence ATGAAATTCAAGTCAAAAATAAAGCCGTATAAAGCGGCCGCGGGCGGTTGGGGCTCATTGGAAGCCACCACGCGGTTTGTTTTTGATAGCAAACAAGCGTTGAAGAACATGGTCAATCTGATGCGGATGAATAAATCCAAAGGGTTTGACTGCCCGGGCTGCGCCTGGGGTGACGATAATAAAAGCACCTTCAGCTTCTGTGAGAACGGCGCCAAGGCGGTGACCTGGGAAGCGACGCGGCGTCACGTCGATCGCGAATTTTTCGCCGCGCACCGCGTCAGCCGCCTTTATCTGGAAAGCGATTATTTTCTGGAGTATCAGGGCCGGGTGACCGAGCCGATGCGCTATAACGTCGCCACCGATCATTATGAACCCATCAGCTGGGATGACGCCTTTGCCCTGATTGGCAAACACATCAAGGGGATGGAGAATCCGAACCAGCTGGAGCTGTACACCTCCGGACGCGCCAGCAATGAAGCCTCGTGGCTGTATCAACTGTTCGGCCGGGTGCTGGGCACCAATAATTTCCCCGACTGCTCCAACATGTGCCACGAAGCCAGCGGCTTCGGCATGCGGCAAAGCCTGGGCGTTGGCAAGGGCACCATCCGCCTGGAGGATTTCGACCAGGCGGACGGCATCTTTGTCTTCGGCCAAAACCCCGGCACAAACCACCCGCGCATGCTGCACAGCCTGCGCCATGCCGCAGAACACGGCGCGCGCATCGTCACCTTCAATACGCTGCGCGAGCGTGGGCTGGAACGCTTTGCCGACCCGCAAAAACCGTTGGAAGTGGTGACGCCGATGGCCGGCGAAATCAGCCATCGCTATTACCAGCCGAACCTGGGTGGCGATATGGCGGTGGTGCGCGGCATGGTGAAAGCGCTGGCGGAAACCCACCACGCGCGCATCGCCGCCGGGCAATCCGGTCTGTTCGACACGCAGTTTATCGCCGACCATACCGAGGGCGTGGAGCGCTATCTGCAGGAAGTGGCGGCCACCAGCTGGGCGTTTATCGAGCGGCAGTCCGGCCTGAGCGAGGCGCAAATCCGCGAAGCGGCAGAGATTTATCAGCACGCCGAACGGGTGATTTGCACCTGGGCGATGGGCATCACTCAGCATAAACATTCGCTGGCGACGGTGCGTGAGATCGTCAACATGCAGCTGCTGTTCGGCCAGCTGGGCAAACCGGGCGCCGGTCTGTGTCCGGTGCGAGGCCACAGCAACGTGCAGGGCAACCGCACCATGGGCATCGATGAGCAGCCGCCGGCCGCCTTTCTGAACAGCCTGGGCGCGCACTTTGGCTTCGAGCCGCCGCGCGCCCACGGCCACAATACGGTGGATGCGCTGAGCGCCATGCTGCGCGGCGAGGTTAAGGTATTGATCGCGCTGGGCGGCAACCTGGCAGCGGCGGCGCCGGATAGCCGGCGCACGGAAGAGGCGCTGCGCAACTGCGATTTGACCGTGCATATCAGCACTAAACTTAACCGCAGCCACCTGGTGACCGGCAAAAAAGACGCGCTGATTCTGCCGGCGCTGGGGCGCACCGAGCAGGATGTTCAGGCCGGTGGCAAACAGTTTATCACTGTGGAGGACTCCTTCAGCATGGTGCACGCCTCCGAAGGTATTGGTAAACCGCTGTCTGACAGCCAGCGCTCTGAAACGGCGATCGTCGCCGGCATCGCCAACGCGGCGTTCGGCAATACGCCGACCATCAACTGGCTGGAACTGGCCGGGGATTACAACAAGATCCGCGACCATATTGCCGCCACCATTCCGGGCTTTAGCGACTTTAACCGCAAGTGCGAGCAGCCGGGGGGCTTTTACCTGGGCAATGCGGCCGCCGAGCTGCGCTTCCCGACGGCGTCTGGCAAGGCGCAGTTCAGCCATGCGCCGCTGCCGGCCACGCTGTTCCCGCAGTTGGCGACGCAGCAGGACGTGCCGTTCGTACTGCAGACGTTACGCTCCCATGACCAGTACAACACCACCATTTACGGCCTGGATGACCGTTACCGCGGCGTTTACGGCCAGCGCGAAGTGCTGTTTATGAACCCGGAGGATATCGCTGCGGCCGGCTATCAGGCCGGCGATCTGGTGGATATTGAAACCATCTGGAACGACGGCGTGCAGCGAGCGGTCAGCGGCTTCAAACTGGTGAGCTACGCCATTCCCCGTGGCAACCTGGCCGCCTATTACCCGGAAACCAACCCGCTGGTGCCGATGAACAGCATCGGCGACGGTACCGGTACGCCCACCTCAAAATCCGTCCCGGTAAAAATTACCCGCACCACGAGCAGATCAACTCAGCGGATTGCATAA
- a CDS encoding bestrophin family protein codes for MIIRPNQHWFLRLFDWRGSVLSKITFRLGLNVLMSIIAIVFYQWYEQFGIHLTVAPFSLLGIAIAIFLGFRNNAGYSRFVEARMLWGTLLIAERTLLRQLQNLLPEEKALHRHIARYLIAFAWSLKHQLRHTDATADLYRILPKPAFAEVNASPMPTNRILLLLGHEIGRLRQAGRLSDITYKMLDNKLDELAHVLGGCERIANTPVPFAYTLILQRTVYLFCSLLPFALVADLHYMTPFVSVFISYTFLSWDSLAEELEDPFGTTANDLPLSAICNGIERSLMEMNDQQPLPALHKPDRHFNLT; via the coding sequence ATGATCATTCGTCCAAACCAGCACTGGTTTTTGCGCCTGTTTGACTGGCGCGGCTCGGTGCTGTCAAAAATAACCTTTCGTCTGGGCTTAAATGTCCTGATGTCGATTATCGCCATTGTCTTTTATCAATGGTATGAGCAATTCGGCATCCATTTAACCGTTGCCCCTTTCAGTTTGCTTGGGATCGCCATCGCCATTTTTCTCGGCTTCCGCAACAACGCCGGCTACAGCCGCTTTGTCGAGGCGCGTATGTTATGGGGCACGCTGCTGATCGCCGAACGCACCCTGCTGCGCCAGTTGCAAAACCTGCTGCCGGAAGAGAAAGCGCTGCACCGCCATATCGCCCGGTATCTGATAGCCTTCGCCTGGAGCCTGAAGCACCAGCTGCGCCACACCGATGCGACCGCCGATTTGTACCGCATTCTGCCGAAGCCGGCGTTTGCAGAAGTGAACGCCAGCCCGATGCCGACCAACCGTATCCTGCTGCTGCTCGGCCATGAAATCGGCCGGCTGCGTCAGGCCGGCCGGCTCAGCGACATCACCTACAAGATGCTGGATAATAAACTCGACGAACTCGCCCACGTACTCGGCGGCTGCGAACGCATCGCCAATACGCCGGTGCCTTTTGCCTATACCCTGATCCTGCAGCGTACCGTGTACCTGTTTTGCTCCCTGCTGCCCTTCGCGCTGGTGGCCGATCTGCACTACATGACGCCGTTCGTCTCGGTATTTATTTCCTACACCTTCCTGTCCTGGGACTCGCTGGCCGAAGAGCTGGAAGACCCGTTCGGCACCACCGCCAACGATCTGCCGCTCAGCGCCATCTGTAACGGTATTGAACGCAGTCTGATGGAAATGAACGATCAGCAGCCGCTGCCGGCGTTGCATAAACCGGATCGCCACTTCAACCTGACCTGA
- the fdhD gene encoding formate dehydrogenase accessory sulfurtransferase FdhD: MVKRPVWQRDNLQQAEDDWLAEEVPVALVYNGISHVVMMATPKDLAAFAVGFSLSEGIIASADEIYDIQQHPACNGIEVHIELSSRRFMQLKERRRSMTGRTGCGVCGVEQLQDVTRPIAPLPFSQRFDLTQLDAGLAQLKSYQTVGQLTGCTHAAAWLQPDGNLSGGYEDVGRHVALDKLLGYRSQQGWQAGAVLVSSRASYEMVQKTAACGIEILFAVSAATSLAVEVAERCNLTLVGFSKPGRATVYTHPQRLWRSGSA, translated from the coding sequence ATGGTTAAACGCCCGGTCTGGCAGCGCGATAACCTGCAACAGGCGGAAGACGACTGGCTGGCGGAAGAGGTGCCGGTCGCGCTGGTGTATAACGGCATTTCCCACGTGGTGATGATGGCGACACCGAAGGATCTGGCAGCCTTCGCCGTCGGTTTTTCCCTGTCGGAAGGCATTATCGCCTCCGCCGACGAGATCTATGATATTCAGCAGCACCCTGCCTGCAACGGCATCGAAGTGCATATCGAACTCTCCAGCCGGCGCTTTATGCAGCTGAAAGAGCGCCGCCGCAGCATGACCGGACGCACCGGCTGCGGCGTTTGCGGCGTGGAGCAGCTGCAGGACGTCACCCGCCCCATCGCCCCGCTGCCGTTCAGCCAACGTTTTGATTTAACACAGCTTGATGCCGGGCTGGCGCAGCTGAAAAGCTATCAGACCGTCGGGCAGCTGACCGGCTGCACCCACGCCGCCGCCTGGCTGCAGCCGGACGGCAACCTGAGCGGCGGCTATGAAGACGTCGGCCGTCACGTGGCGCTGGATAAGCTGCTGGGATACCGCAGCCAGCAGGGTTGGCAGGCCGGCGCGGTGCTGGTCTCCAGCCGCGCCAGCTATGAAATGGTGCAAAAAACCGCAGCGTGCGGCATTGAAATTCTGTTCGCCGTCTCCGCCGCCACCAGCCTGGCGGTTGAGGTGGCCGAGCGCTGCAATCTGACCCTGGTCGGCTTCAGCAAGCCGGGGCGCGCCACCGTCTATACGCATCCGCAGCGTCTGTGGCGCTCCGGCAGCGCATAA
- a CDS encoding MASE1 domain-containing protein: protein MSYLSGRSLLALLFWCALYFLTGYISLYMDAPVSRVAVVWFPAGVAVSAFLIFGRGYWPMLFLALFLTRVLLDVALRHTLETSLALSAISLANDLAVAWCVRYFAAARDQLRRVGVWLLATLGTSVISGVLGGGWLALRHEIDFVQTVWMWWASNVVGTILLTTILMGLLWRSGPFNVRRLLSGGVLWLLLCLSAWYVFHQPVGGTHGTALQFALACLPVMLMIAIPVMSGNRFGAFAFLCFSIIVIYYSWQRYGPFFIPGLRDGEPLLLAQCYLSATALLLSFVYVQKRAAVTASEAEERMAGFGQGKAAYHLEPQSGRLTWDENIHTPLSQQLAAISNVEQLFALLSAEDSSAMQQRWQQVLQQGGNSETFRFHLALPPSNRIAVSENRLLGLRGPAGVVIVGYWSEEPHSKVSIHSPQGA from the coding sequence GTGTCTTACCTGTCCGGGCGCTCGTTGCTGGCTTTACTGTTCTGGTGCGCGCTCTATTTTCTTACCGGCTATATCTCTTTGTATATGGATGCGCCCGTCAGCCGGGTCGCCGTCGTCTGGTTCCCTGCCGGGGTAGCGGTCAGCGCATTCCTGATTTTTGGCCGGGGCTATTGGCCGATGCTGTTTCTGGCGCTGTTCCTTACCCGGGTGCTGCTGGATGTAGCGCTGCGGCATACGCTGGAAACCTCGCTGGCCCTCTCCGCGATTTCCCTGGCTAACGACCTGGCGGTGGCATGGTGCGTCAGGTATTTCGCCGCCGCGCGCGATCAGCTGCGCCGCGTGGGCGTCTGGCTGCTGGCGACGCTGGGCACCAGCGTGATCTCCGGCGTACTGGGCGGCGGCTGGCTGGCGTTAAGACACGAGATTGATTTTGTGCAGACTGTCTGGATGTGGTGGGCGTCCAATGTGGTCGGCACCATTTTGCTGACCACCATTCTTATGGGGTTGCTCTGGCGTTCCGGGCCGTTCAACGTGCGCCGGCTGCTATCCGGCGGTGTGCTGTGGCTGCTGTTGTGCCTGAGCGCCTGGTACGTTTTTCATCAGCCTGTCGGCGGAACGCACGGAACGGCGCTCCAGTTTGCCCTGGCCTGCCTGCCGGTGATGCTGATGATTGCGATTCCGGTAATGAGCGGCAACCGGTTCGGCGCGTTCGCTTTCCTGTGTTTCAGCATCATCGTGATTTACTACTCCTGGCAGCGCTATGGCCCATTTTTTATCCCCGGGCTGCGCGACGGTGAACCGTTGCTGTTGGCGCAGTGTTACCTTTCCGCCACGGCGCTGCTGCTGAGTTTTGTCTACGTGCAAAAGCGTGCGGCGGTAACCGCGTCAGAGGCGGAAGAACGCATGGCCGGCTTCGGACAGGGGAAGGCGGCCTACCATCTGGAGCCGCAGAGCGGGCGGCTGACGTGGGATGAAAACATCCATACCCCGCTGAGCCAACAACTGGCCGCGATAAGCAATGTTGAACAATTGTTTGCGCTGCTGTCGGCAGAGGACAGCAGCGCCATGCAGCAGCGTTGGCAGCAGGTGTTGCAGCAGGGGGGCAACAGTGAAACCTTCCGCTTCCATCTGGCGCTGCCGCCGTCAAACCGGATTGCGGTCAGCGAAAACCGTTTGCTCGGCCTGCGCGGCCCTGCTGGCGTGGTGATTGTCGGCTACTGGAGCGAAGAGCCGCACAGCAAAGTCTCTATTCACTCACCGCAGGGGGCGTAA
- a CDS encoding MFS transporter yields the protein MLQLALLLSGADFVRRNAPLLAVIGLLWGGLGVSIFIDGLQGIRYFPLHIFGILLLIESLATLMLAPGGVGAQKAVLYFKGGIFCFVALLILSGRNSSNLLLAVIFGFAFFITGLFVMASAWVVRYHGWRRAFAAGVAQLLFALFLFFPYPTHHHGTVSQFLGAIMMAGGLQCLRLAWRAFRLRDGAAVFNLLAPGGLLPETAAPPQEPDPLPYDGSLVVHIWTPEGSAASKPIRRPVFNRYIAAVDANGVISTGHAALEMPPELYISLYPAVDIDRSPSEFFNTLKAIQENNVAGQYQQSYASESAAWCESDRKIVFHDFNPEGLRRYWASYRQAEVYNLTWRNCSSSVAYGLEAALDGVFARGGWLTFLRLFFIPELWIAAQLRKRATTMAWTPGLALDYARALHAIVHPARLSWRRRRRQDDAS from the coding sequence ATGTTACAGCTTGCCTTGTTGCTATCCGGTGCTGATTTCGTAAGAAGGAATGCCCCGCTGCTGGCGGTAATCGGGCTGTTGTGGGGCGGGTTGGGCGTCTCCATATTTATTGACGGTTTGCAGGGCATTCGCTATTTCCCTCTGCATATCTTTGGCATTCTGCTGCTGATTGAGAGCCTGGCGACGCTGATGCTGGCCCCTGGCGGCGTCGGTGCGCAAAAGGCGGTGCTCTATTTTAAAGGCGGCATTTTTTGTTTTGTTGCGCTGCTGATTTTATCCGGGCGTAACAGCAGTAATCTGTTACTGGCGGTCATTTTTGGTTTTGCCTTCTTTATTACCGGGCTGTTTGTGATGGCCTCGGCCTGGGTGGTGCGCTATCACGGCTGGCGGCGGGCGTTTGCCGCCGGCGTTGCGCAACTGCTGTTCGCGCTGTTTCTTTTCTTCCCGTACCCGACGCACCATCATGGCACAGTTTCGCAGTTTCTTGGCGCGATTATGATGGCCGGCGGCCTGCAGTGCCTGCGGCTGGCCTGGCGTGCATTCCGCCTGCGCGACGGCGCGGCGGTGTTTAATTTGCTGGCGCCGGGCGGGCTGCTGCCGGAAACGGCAGCGCCGCCGCAGGAACCCGATCCGTTGCCCTATGACGGCTCGCTGGTGGTGCATATCTGGACGCCGGAAGGCTCGGCAGCCAGTAAACCGATCCGCCGGCCGGTGTTTAACCGCTATATTGCTGCGGTTGACGCCAACGGCGTGATTTCTACCGGCCATGCGGCGCTGGAAATGCCGCCGGAACTGTATATCAGCCTCTATCCGGCGGTGGATATCGACCGCTCGCCGTCGGAATTTTTCAACACCCTGAAGGCAATTCAGGAGAACAACGTCGCCGGGCAGTACCAGCAGAGCTACGCCAGCGAGTCGGCGGCGTGGTGTGAGTCCGACCGCAAGATTGTCTTCCACGACTTTAATCCCGAAGGGCTGCGGCGCTACTGGGCCAGCTATCGCCAGGCGGAGGTGTACAACCTGACCTGGCGTAACTGTTCCAGCAGCGTGGCCTACGGGCTGGAGGCGGCGTTGGACGGCGTTTTTGCCCGCGGCGGCTGGCTGACGTTTTTACGCCTGTTTTTTATTCCCGAACTGTGGATTGCCGCCCAGTTGCGCAAGCGCGCCACCACCATGGCCTGGACGCCCGGCCTGGCGCTGGACTATGCCCGGGCGCTGCACGCCATTGTGCATCCGGCGCGCCTGTCATGGCGACGCCGGCGGCGTCAGGATGACGCTTCCTGA
- a CDS encoding DUF4105 domain-containing protein, which yields MLRPVENGAPWLAEYARLAGVVWLDNDRFQIRNVRNFRYRSVAEPLPAWDDRSFRLSELNATDLVLSYWGGNAIAHVFLSFGFSNGEWLAISIETRRREDQPWSAMGGFWRNYPVIYVVADERDLIGVRSDVRHERVWLYGLTLTAEQRRLLLRDYLLRIEQVNAQPEWYHTLCNNCTTNILRHGRAVSPAVKYDWRLLLSGFADRYCYRMGLLDSRLPFADLRRRSRLQRPPGALIDGEFSRAIRRGRST from the coding sequence ATGCTTCGCCCGGTGGAGAACGGTGCGCCCTGGCTGGCGGAATACGCCCGGCTGGCCGGCGTGGTCTGGCTGGATAATGACCGCTTTCAGATTCGCAACGTACGCAATTTTCGCTACCGCAGCGTTGCTGAACCGCTGCCGGCGTGGGACGATCGCAGCTTTCGCCTGAGTGAACTGAACGCCACCGATCTGGTGCTTTCTTACTGGGGCGGCAACGCCATTGCCCACGTATTCCTCAGTTTTGGCTTTAGTAACGGGGAGTGGCTGGCGATCTCGATTGAGACCCGTCGCAGGGAGGATCAGCCGTGGTCGGCCATGGGGGGATTTTGGCGCAACTACCCGGTGATCTATGTCGTGGCCGACGAGCGCGATCTGATCGGCGTGCGCAGCGATGTGCGCCACGAACGGGTCTGGCTGTATGGATTAACGCTGACGGCCGAGCAACGTCGGCTGCTGCTGCGTGATTACCTGCTGCGTATTGAGCAGGTGAATGCACAGCCGGAGTGGTATCACACACTGTGCAATAACTGCACCACCAATATTCTGCGTCACGGCCGGGCGGTATCGCCGGCGGTCAAGTATGACTGGCGGCTGCTGCTCAGCGGCTTTGCCGACCGTTACTGTTACCGCATGGGGCTGCTGGACAGCCGGCTGCCGTTTGCCGATCTAAGGCGTCGCAGCCGGTTGCAGCGTCCGCCCGGCGCGCTGATTGACGGCGAGTTTTCCCGGGCGATCCGCCGCGGGCGCTCAACGTGA
- a CDS encoding MFS transporter: MQQAHRNILSVIFSVSVFSLTYGLSAPLIALQLADNAYGETTIGLNAAMHALGVFAVAPFLPRLFRRFSPLALMCASLSAIALLFLLFPWLPLPAWFVLRFGLGIFTEIIMVLTETWLNDATVEQARGKTMALYTAGMSLGFASGPLILTMMGSDSAGPFVVGALIALAAVPLIARAGMVRQPGEELTPIGLRQSLQLALLAIVATALNAAIEVAGMNFLSLYAISLGWSESRATLLISVLMFGAIVLQLPLGWLADKVDRRRLMTLLAAISALGALVWPLLLTTPLLAYCLLFVWGGVFVGIYTVAITWVGSRFRGAQLAGIYAAMSVAWGAGALLGPLLGGAAMEAATHGLPYMTALLCALFTVLSLSRRTASR, translated from the coding sequence ATGCAACAGGCGCACCGTAACATTCTGTCCGTCATTTTTTCCGTGTCGGTCTTCAGCCTGACCTACGGGCTCAGCGCACCGCTTATCGCGCTGCAGCTGGCGGATAACGCCTATGGCGAGACCACTATCGGGCTTAACGCCGCCATGCACGCCCTTGGGGTATTCGCCGTCGCCCCGTTCCTGCCGCGGCTGTTCCGCCGCTTCAGCCCGCTGGCGCTGATGTGCGCCTCGCTCAGCGCCATCGCGCTGCTGTTTCTGCTGTTTCCCTGGCTGCCGCTGCCGGCATGGTTTGTGTTGCGCTTCGGGCTGGGCATATTTACCGAAATCATTATGGTGCTGACCGAAACCTGGCTGAATGACGCCACCGTCGAGCAGGCCAGAGGGAAAACCATGGCGCTGTATACCGCCGGGATGTCGCTGGGGTTCGCTTCCGGTCCGCTGATCCTGACGATGATGGGCAGCGACAGTGCCGGGCCGTTTGTGGTTGGCGCGCTGATCGCCCTGGCCGCCGTGCCATTGATCGCCAGAGCCGGTATGGTGCGGCAGCCAGGCGAGGAGCTGACGCCGATCGGGCTGCGGCAGAGCCTGCAGCTGGCCCTGCTGGCGATCGTCGCCACCGCGCTCAACGCCGCGATTGAAGTGGCGGGAATGAATTTTCTGTCACTGTACGCCATCAGCCTGGGGTGGAGTGAATCACGGGCGACGCTGCTGATCTCGGTGCTGATGTTTGGCGCCATCGTACTGCAGCTGCCGCTGGGCTGGCTGGCGGACAAGGTGGATCGCCGCCGCCTGATGACGCTGCTGGCGGCAATTTCAGCCCTCGGTGCGCTGGTGTGGCCGCTGCTGCTGACCACGCCGCTGCTGGCCTACTGCCTGCTGTTTGTCTGGGGCGGGGTCTTTGTCGGCATCTATACCGTCGCCATCACCTGGGTAGGTTCACGGTTTCGCGGCGCGCAGCTGGCGGGCATCTATGCCGCCATGTCGGTCGCCTGGGGCGCCGGCGCCCTGCTCGGCCCGCTGCTGGGAGGCGCAGCGATGGAAGCCGCTACCCATGGTTTGCCGTATATGACCGCGCTGCTGTGCGCGCTGTTTACCGTGCTGTCGCTCAGCCGCCGGACGGCATCACGTTGA
- a CDS encoding universal stress protein codes for MSSYQHIAVATSLLDEERLLIDKGIALASALGAKLSLIYVDEHHASYYSELGRPVANFSETQFEEKIRTEMQPLLQAASYPIAEVIIRRGELAYELKYAAAEKGIDLFIFGHHQDLWGNLFSSARNAINTLHTDILVVPIRK; via the coding sequence ATGAGCAGCTACCAGCATATCGCCGTCGCCACCTCACTGCTGGATGAGGAACGCCTGCTTATCGACAAAGGCATCGCCCTCGCCTCGGCGCTCGGGGCGAAGCTGTCGCTGATTTATGTCGATGAGCATCACGCCTCTTACTATTCGGAACTGGGCCGCCCGGTGGCGAACTTCTCCGAAACCCAGTTTGAGGAGAAGATCAGAACGGAGATGCAGCCGCTGCTGCAGGCCGCCTCCTATCCGATCGCGGAAGTTATTATCAGACGCGGCGAGCTGGCTTATGAGCTGAAATACGCCGCCGCAGAAAAAGGCATCGATCTGTTTATCTTCGGCCACCATCAGGATCTCTGGGGCAACCTGTTCTCTTCCGCCAGAAACGCCATTAATACCCTGCATACGGATATTCTGGTGGTTCCCATCAGGAAATAA
- a CDS encoding universal stress protein: MSYQHIVIAVDLNGDNRQLLARGAALADACDAKLSLIHVDIHHAPYYSALGLQTYHYSGEVPAEVTASKQLAAIAQQSSYPIPDSIVVSGELLPELRKEIDARGIDLIIFGHHHDVWSNLFSTTRQAINHLDVDVLVVPLVTNQEAL, from the coding sequence ATGAGCTACCAACATATCGTGATTGCCGTCGACCTTAACGGCGACAACCGGCAACTGTTAGCAAGAGGTGCGGCGCTGGCCGACGCCTGTGATGCCAAGCTGTCATTAATTCACGTCGATATTCACCACGCGCCCTACTACTCGGCGTTGGGCCTGCAGACCTACCACTACAGCGGCGAGGTGCCCGCCGAAGTCACCGCCAGCAAGCAGCTAGCCGCCATTGCCCAGCAATCGTCTTATCCGATACCTGATTCGATCGTCGTGTCGGGCGAACTGCTGCCGGAACTGAGAAAAGAAATCGACGCGCGCGGTATCGATCTGATTATTTTCGGCCACCATCACGACGTGTGGAGCAACCTGTTCTCCACTACGCGGCAGGCGATTAATCATCTCGACGTCGATGTCCTCGTTGTACCGTTAGTGACCAATCAGGAGGCCTTATGA
- a CDS encoding LysR family transcriptional regulator: MLNMQRLEIFVAVVEAGSFTGAAQTLGLTKAVVSFNIKQLEEKLGVSLLTRSTRKVAVTDAGERFYLRCLQLLQDAEKILDDVRSDHCGLHGILRITTTPEYGANVVVPALSAFAALHPQLRIQHVSSSKNDDLIAGRFDVAIRLGQLADSTHHAKLLEWFDIFPVASTDYLTTHHDGTIADLQQLQNARWIAHSRLAAPLSWQVVTPAGDSVLFRASPPATIMADSAAALLAFARSGAGVALLPAWLVREDIASGALIRLLPDHRFPRQGIYALYPNTRHVSEKVRAFIDFLQRRIDAPDAPL; encoded by the coding sequence ATGTTGAATATGCAGCGCCTGGAGATATTTGTGGCGGTGGTGGAAGCCGGCAGCTTTACCGGCGCGGCGCAGACGCTGGGGCTGACCAAGGCGGTGGTGAGTTTTAATATCAAGCAGCTGGAGGAAAAGCTGGGCGTCTCCCTGCTCACCCGCAGCACCCGGAAAGTTGCCGTCACGGATGCCGGCGAGCGTTTTTATCTGCGCTGTCTGCAGCTGCTGCAGGATGCGGAAAAAATTCTGGACGATGTGCGCAGCGACCATTGCGGCCTGCACGGCATACTGCGCATCACCACCACGCCGGAATATGGCGCCAACGTCGTGGTGCCCGCGCTCTCGGCGTTTGCCGCTCTGCATCCGCAGCTGCGCATTCAACACGTCTCCTCGTCAAAAAACGACGATCTGATCGCCGGGCGTTTTGACGTGGCGATACGCCTTGGCCAGCTGGCGGACTCGACGCACCATGCAAAACTGTTGGAGTGGTTTGATATTTTCCCTGTAGCCTCAACGGATTACTTGACGACGCATCATGACGGGACAATCGCGGACCTGCAGCAATTGCAAAACGCGCGCTGGATCGCCCATAGCCGTCTGGCCGCGCCGCTGAGCTGGCAGGTGGTGACGCCGGCCGGCGACAGCGTGCTGTTCCGGGCCAGCCCCCCTGCCACAATCATGGCAGACAGCGCGGCGGCACTGCTGGCGTTTGCCCGCAGCGGCGCGGGCGTAGCGTTACTGCCCGCCTGGCTGGTGCGGGAGGACATCGCCAGCGGCGCCTTAATCCGGCTGCTGCCCGACCACCGTTTTCCCAGACAGGGCATCTACGCCCTCTATCCCAATACCCGCCATGTCTCCGAGAAGGTGCGGGCGTTTATCGATTTTCTGCAACGCCGTATTGACGCTCCCGATGCCCCCCTTTAG